A part of Myxococcales bacterium genomic DNA contains:
- a CDS encoding PAS domain S-box protein, translating into MEVEDGKLLKHVYQTAPIGLCVLDTELRYRYINYWLASINGLSVEAHLGRRISDVIPDVSAGVESLLRRVMVTGEPVVDGAVEAETPAMPHQKRIFQHSYDAVISEEGIVVGVSCVVRDITSRKRAEDALVEANNHLEGRIRVRTEKLATSEERLRRLLESTDVVPWEADAKTWLFTYVGPQAVPFLGYPLVQWYEKDFWIDRIHPEDRDFALDYYLRSSLRCEDFDFDYRMVASDGRVIWVHNVVSVDDTGGIPHTLRGFMANITERKLAQDAVQELSGRLIEAQENERGRIARELHDNLSQKLALLAVELERTSQDPPESAKAISQRMRKLLAVADELSTDVHNLSHELHPSSLEHIGLTVAVRSFCNTLAEHHNLRIEFSHHGVPEAVPSDVSICIYRIVQESLRNVLKHSGVAEAQVALFGDRSEIRLTVTDKGVGFNPSLDQHKLGLGLVSMRERVHFIGGNMSIKSDPSGGTRVDVRVPLPTPI; encoded by the coding sequence TGGAAGTCGAAGACGGGAAATTGCTGAAGCATGTATACCAGACGGCTCCCATCGGCCTGTGCGTTCTAGATACGGAACTTCGCTACCGGTACATCAATTATTGGCTCGCCTCGATCAACGGGCTTTCCGTGGAGGCGCACCTTGGCCGGAGGATCAGCGACGTGATTCCGGACGTATCCGCGGGGGTCGAGTCGCTACTCCGCCGCGTAATGGTGACCGGAGAGCCTGTGGTAGATGGCGCTGTCGAGGCGGAAACCCCGGCTATGCCGCATCAGAAGAGAATCTTTCAACACAGTTATGATGCAGTCATTTCCGAGGAAGGCATCGTGGTGGGAGTGAGTTGCGTTGTTCGGGACATCACCAGTCGCAAGCGAGCTGAAGATGCGCTGGTTGAAGCAAACAACCATCTCGAAGGTCGCATTCGAGTGCGGACCGAGAAGTTAGCCACAAGCGAAGAGCGTTTGCGGCGTCTGTTGGAATCGACCGACGTCGTCCCCTGGGAGGCCGACGCCAAGACTTGGCTGTTTACATATGTTGGTCCTCAAGCGGTTCCGTTCCTCGGATATCCGCTGGTTCAATGGTATGAAAAGGATTTCTGGATCGACCGTATTCACCCCGAAGACCGAGACTTCGCACTTGACTATTACCTCCGTTCCTCGCTGCGATGCGAAGATTTTGACTTTGACTACCGGATGGTTGCGTCGGATGGTCGCGTGATTTGGGTCCATAACGTGGTAAGTGTCGATGACACGGGAGGCATACCCCACACGCTGCGCGGCTTTATGGCCAACATTACGGAGCGCAAGTTGGCGCAGGATGCGGTGCAAGAGTTGAGCGGGCGACTAATCGAGGCACAGGAGAATGAGCGAGGCCGCATCGCCAGAGAGTTGCACGACAATCTGAGTCAGAAGCTAGCGCTGCTGGCGGTTGAACTGGAGCGAACCAGTCAGGACCCACCCGAATCCGCGAAGGCGATCAGTCAACGAATGCGGAAGCTGTTGGCAGTGGCCGACGAGCTATCCACAGATGTCCACAACCTTTCCCATGAGCTTCATCCCTCCAGTCTGGAGCATATTGGTCTGACCGTCGCGGTTCGGAGTTTCTGCAACACGTTGGCCGAGCATCACAACCTCAGGATCGAATTTTCCCATCATGGCGTCCCGGAGGCCGTTCCGAGCGATGTATCGATATGCATATACCGCATCGTGCAGGAATCCTTGCGTAACGTGCTGAAGCACAGCGGTGTGGCCGAAGCGCAAGTCGCGCTATTTGGAGACCGCAGTGAAATCCGTCTAACCGTTACAGACAAGGGGGTGGGATTTAACCCCAGCTTAGACCAACACAAATTAGGGCTCGGGTTGGTCAGCATGCGTGAGCGAGTGCATTTTATTGGGGGCAATATGTCAATTAAATCCGACCCATCAGGCGGTACGCGCGTTGACGTTCGGGTGCCGCTGCCTACGCCGATCTGA
- a CDS encoding response regulator transcription factor — MTRPRVLLADDHALLLEAFTSLLEPRFDVVGTATDGHALVAAAQKFEPDLIVLDIAMPRLDGMEAGRIIKRLLPEVALIFLTVNEDVNLAADAFRMGASAYLLKKSAASELFAAIEHALAGERYVTPFAARGMTRFHERPNSNKKAQELTPRQREVLTLLAEGHTMREAASVLRLSTRTVAFHKYQMMKRLGIGNSAELVHYAIKRGIVSIA, encoded by the coding sequence ATGACGCGCCCGCGTGTATTGCTGGCCGACGACCACGCCCTCCTGCTGGAGGCCTTCACCTCGCTACTCGAGCCTAGGTTCGACGTGGTGGGAACTGCGACCGATGGGCACGCGCTGGTGGCCGCCGCCCAGAAGTTCGAGCCCGACTTGATTGTGTTGGACATTGCTATGCCCCGGCTAGACGGCATGGAGGCCGGCCGAATAATCAAGCGGCTGCTGCCGGAGGTCGCGCTCATCTTCCTAACGGTGAACGAGGACGTAAATCTCGCCGCCGACGCCTTCCGCATGGGTGCGTCCGCATACCTGCTCAAGAAGTCCGCCGCCTCGGAGCTGTTTGCGGCAATTGAGCACGCCCTTGCGGGCGAGCGCTACGTGACCCCATTCGCAGCAAGGGGGATGACCCGATTTCACGAAAGGCCGAATTCGAACAAGAAAGCGCAGGAGCTAACCCCGCGTCAGCGAGAGGTACTCACACTCCTGGCGGAGGGCCACACCATGAGGGAAGCCGCAAGCGTGCTGCGACTTTCGACGAGAACAGTGGCCTTCCACAAGTATCAGATGATGAAGCGTCTCGGAATCGGAAACAGCGCTGAACTCGTCCACTATGCCATCAAACGCGGCATTGTGTCCATCGCTTGA